A genomic stretch from Sphingobacterium sp. ML3W includes:
- a CDS encoding OmpA family protein: MKMNRKLAVFGLTVATSAMLFGSCSTIQNTNNTTKGGVIGGVAGGALGALIGGKAGNTAIGTLAGAAIGGAAGVLIGKKMDKQAAEISKTVEGAEVTQSAEGIVVKFDSGILFDFNKSDLKTSAKDNIANLVATLNKEQGTEILVIGHTDNVGTLAANDKVSLDRANSVRAFAVSKGLSSSRIKTEGRNFSEPIASNDTESGRAQNRRVEIVIVAGDQMKKEAKQQAGQ; encoded by the coding sequence ATGAAAATGAATAGAAAATTAGCTGTATTTGGTTTGACTGTTGCAACCTCAGCTATGTTATTTGGAAGTTGTTCTACAATCCAAAATACAAATAATACGACTAAAGGTGGTGTGATCGGTGGTGTTGCGGGTGGTGCTTTAGGCGCATTAATTGGTGGTAAGGCTGGTAATACGGCTATTGGTACATTAGCAGGTGCGGCCATTGGTGGTGCAGCGGGTGTATTGATCGGTAAGAAAATGGATAAACAAGCTGCTGAGATTTCTAAAACCGTAGAAGGTGCTGAAGTGACTCAATCTGCAGAAGGTATTGTTGTAAAATTTGATTCGGGTATTTTGTTTGATTTCAATAAATCTGATTTAAAAACATCTGCAAAGGATAATATTGCAAATTTAGTTGCAACATTAAATAAAGAGCAAGGAACAGAAATTTTAGTTATTGGACACACAGATAATGTGGGAACTTTAGCTGCAAATGACAAAGTTTCTTTGGATCGTGCAAATTCGGTACGTGCTTTTGCGGTATCTAAAGGTTTATCTTCTTCACGTATTAAAACTGAAGGAAGAAACTTCTCTGAGCCAATAGCAAGTAATGATACAGAATCTGGACGTGCGCAAAACCGTCGTGTGGAGATCGTTATTGTTGCTGGTGACCAAATGAAGAAAGAAGCAAAACAACAAGCTGGTCAATAA
- the rlmD gene encoding 23S rRNA (uracil(1939)-C(5))-methyltransferase RlmD yields MSRRIPQEKKFLKDIAIIDIAEEGRGVGKTDDLVLFVEKAVPGDVVDVELMRKKKNFAEARVMSLKEASTYRVDPFCEHFGVCGGCKWQHMSYEAQLKFKQQSVDNALSRIGKVDTSSMEDILGSAQTEYYRNKLEYTFSNKKWLTSVDEDSSQLEMNALGFHVPGRFDKILDIDHCFLQEDPSNEVRNTIRDFALSKGMTFYDLREHTGVLRNLIIRISSTGEMMVIVVFAYPEEGQVELLMNFINEKYPQIASLLYIVNQKRNDTIFDQDIQVYAGRDFIYEEMEGLRYKVGPKSFYQTNSAQAYELYKITRDFADLKGDELVYDLYTGAGTIANFVAKKAKEVIGVEYVPTAIEDAKVNSAINNINNTKFYAGDMKDVLIPSFIAEHGKPDVVITDPPRAGMHADVVARLLEMESPKIVYVSCNAATQARDLVLLAEKYDVKRIKPVDMFPHTQHVENVVLLELKKS; encoded by the coding sequence ATGAGTAGAAGAATTCCGCAAGAAAAAAAGTTCTTGAAAGATATTGCAATCATTGATATTGCCGAAGAAGGTAGGGGTGTAGGTAAAACTGATGATTTGGTTTTGTTTGTCGAAAAAGCTGTCCCTGGTGATGTTGTCGATGTGGAGTTAATGCGCAAGAAGAAGAATTTTGCTGAAGCTCGGGTGATGAGTTTGAAGGAAGCTTCTACTTATCGCGTAGACCCTTTTTGTGAGCATTTTGGCGTTTGTGGTGGCTGTAAATGGCAACACATGAGCTATGAAGCCCAATTAAAATTCAAGCAACAATCTGTTGATAATGCTTTATCCCGTATTGGGAAAGTCGATACTTCCTCCATGGAAGATATTTTGGGATCAGCTCAAACGGAGTATTATAGAAATAAATTAGAATATACATTTTCCAATAAGAAATGGTTGACCTCTGTTGATGAAGATTCATCGCAATTGGAAATGAATGCTTTGGGCTTCCATGTACCAGGACGTTTTGATAAAATCTTAGATATCGATCATTGTTTTCTTCAGGAAGATCCTTCCAATGAGGTGCGGAATACCATACGGGACTTTGCACTAAGTAAAGGGATGACCTTCTACGATCTTCGTGAACATACAGGTGTATTACGAAATCTGATTATCCGTATTTCTTCTACAGGGGAGATGATGGTCATTGTGGTTTTTGCCTACCCAGAAGAAGGGCAGGTGGAATTGTTAATGAATTTCATCAATGAAAAATATCCGCAGATTGCCTCGCTTCTTTATATTGTGAATCAAAAGCGCAATGATACCATCTTTGATCAAGATATTCAAGTATATGCGGGTCGGGATTTTATTTATGAGGAAATGGAAGGTCTTCGCTATAAGGTTGGACCGAAATCATTTTATCAAACCAATTCTGCACAAGCATATGAACTCTATAAGATCACACGTGATTTTGCGGATCTAAAGGGGGATGAGTTGGTTTATGACTTATATACAGGAGCTGGTACAATTGCGAATTTTGTTGCTAAGAAGGCAAAAGAAGTGATCGGAGTTGAGTACGTACCTACTGCAATTGAAGACGCAAAGGTCAATTCAGCGATCAATAATATCAACAATACGAAGTTTTACGCTGGAGATATGAAAGATGTGTTGATACCATCTTTTATTGCTGAGCATGGGAAACCGGATGTAGTGATTACGGATCCGCCAAGAGCAGGTATGCATGCGGATGTCGTGGCCCGGTTATTGGAAATGGAGTCTCCGAAAATTGTTTACGTGAGTTGTAATGCCGCAACACAGGCGAGAGATTTAGTACTATTGGCAGAAAAATACGATGTAAAACGTATCAAGCCGGTGGATATGTTTCCCCATACACAACACGTAGAAAATGTCGTTCTATTGGAACTAAAAAAATCATAA
- the miaB gene encoding tRNA (N6-isopentenyl adenosine(37)-C2)-methylthiotransferase MiaB, translating into MLDLTHTTKEHDESRQGEALLLEQDPKISNGRKLYIESYGCQMNFSDSEIVASILLDKGFETTKNYQEADVVFINTCSIRENAEQRVRNRLKEFEAAKTRNPGMIVGVLGCMAERLKSKFLEEEKLVDVVVGPDAYRDLPNLIEKVDDGAKAVNVLLSREETYADINPVRLNSNGVTAFISIMRGCDNMCSFCVVPFTRGRERSRDPHSIVKEAQDLFNAGYKEVTLLGQNVDSYKHTAPVAEGETPGETVTFAKLLTMVAEVSPLLRVRFSTSHPKDITDEVLYAIASHENVCNYIHLPVQSGNSRVLELMNRTYDREWYMERVDAIRKIIPDCAISTDVITGFCTETEAEHQETLSMMDYVKYDFAYMFAYSERPGTLAAKRYEDDIPEDVKKRRLTEVINKQRDHSLYRYQHFIGKVCKVLIEGFSKRSEFDFCGRNDQNALVVFPIDPRYKQGDYVNVLVESCTSATLLGKIVD; encoded by the coding sequence ATGCTAGATTTAACACATACAACTAAGGAACACGACGAATCTCGTCAGGGTGAGGCATTGTTATTGGAACAAGATCCAAAGATCAGTAATGGACGTAAACTGTATATTGAAAGTTACGGCTGCCAAATGAACTTCTCGGATAGTGAGATCGTTGCTTCTATTTTGTTGGATAAGGGTTTTGAAACGACAAAGAATTATCAGGAAGCTGATGTTGTCTTTATTAATACCTGTTCAATCCGTGAGAATGCAGAGCAACGTGTTCGTAATCGACTGAAAGAATTTGAGGCGGCTAAGACCAGAAATCCTGGAATGATCGTCGGCGTATTAGGCTGTATGGCTGAACGTTTAAAATCGAAGTTTCTAGAGGAAGAAAAATTAGTTGATGTTGTAGTAGGTCCTGATGCGTATCGTGATCTTCCTAACTTAATTGAAAAGGTAGATGACGGAGCAAAAGCAGTGAATGTATTGCTTTCACGTGAGGAGACTTATGCTGATATTAATCCGGTTCGATTAAATTCAAATGGTGTAACGGCCTTTATTTCGATCATGCGTGGTTGCGATAACATGTGTTCGTTCTGTGTGGTTCCTTTTACCAGGGGACGTGAGCGTAGCCGCGATCCACATTCTATTGTGAAAGAAGCACAAGATTTATTCAACGCTGGATATAAAGAAGTGACTTTATTGGGTCAAAATGTGGATTCCTATAAACATACAGCGCCAGTTGCTGAAGGAGAAACTCCAGGTGAGACGGTGACGTTTGCCAAATTATTGACGATGGTTGCAGAGGTGAGCCCACTTTTACGGGTTCGTTTTTCGACTTCCCATCCAAAAGATATCACGGATGAAGTTTTATATGCAATCGCATCACATGAAAATGTTTGTAACTATATCCATTTGCCAGTGCAATCTGGGAATTCTAGGGTATTGGAACTTATGAATCGTACTTACGATCGTGAGTGGTATATGGAACGTGTAGATGCTATCCGTAAAATTATTCCAGATTGTGCGATTTCTACTGACGTTATTACCGGATTCTGTACAGAAACGGAAGCAGAACATCAGGAAACGTTATCGATGATGGATTATGTGAAGTATGACTTTGCATATATGTTTGCTTATTCTGAAAGACCAGGCACATTAGCTGCGAAGCGTTATGAAGATGATATTCCAGAGGATGTCAAAAAACGTCGTTTGACGGAAGTAATCAACAAACAACGTGACCATAGCTTATATCGTTACCAGCATTTTATTGGAAAAGTTTGTAAAGTTCTGATAGAAGGTTTTTCAAAAAGATCTGAGTTTGATTTTTGTGGTCGTAATGATCAGAATGCCTTGGTTGTGTTTCCTATAGACCCTCGCTACAAACAAGGGGATTATGTCAATGTGCTTGTGGAATCATGTACATCAGCAACCTTGCTCGGTAAAATTGTTGATTAA